In the genome of Rhodoplanes sp. Z2-YC6860, one region contains:
- a CDS encoding Bug family tripartite tricarboxylate transporter substrate binding protein, translating into MLARRQVAAALAAFAIASGCVQTARADNYPSRVIKLVVPYTAGSPNDVMARLLTQHLQTRLGQAIVIDNKPGGGTAIGTKAAASAEPDGYTLLFISSALIIDPAMKGQAYDPFKEFTPVASTNTTSWLITVSPTLQVKTLPEFVAYTKAHPGTVNFAATQGTAAMLVAERFKQLSTADMLIVPYKGGAAALPDFLGGRIQVLNPTPSTSLPLIREGKMRALMITSPARVADLPDVPTAREVGLSSLTLEFWAGALAPAGTPQDVIGKLNAAINETLASDETKAAMNKLGFDAKIGSPQDFAKFIAEETPRWTEIVKQTGVKAQ; encoded by the coding sequence ATGCGTGCAAACGGCGCGCGCGGACAACTATCCGTCGCGGGTGATCAAGCTCGTCGTGCCATACACGGCAGGCTCGCCCAACGACGTGATGGCGCGGCTGCTCACGCAGCACCTCCAGACGCGGCTCGGGCAGGCGATCGTCATCGACAACAAGCCGGGCGGCGGCACCGCGATCGGTACGAAGGCCGCGGCCTCTGCGGAGCCGGACGGCTATACGCTGCTTTTCATCAGTTCGGCGCTGATCATCGATCCGGCGATGAAGGGGCAGGCTTACGACCCGTTCAAGGAGTTCACGCCGGTCGCCAGCACCAACACGACGTCCTGGTTGATCACGGTCTCACCAACGCTGCAGGTGAAGACCTTGCCGGAGTTCGTGGCCTACACCAAGGCGCATCCCGGCACGGTGAACTTCGCCGCGACCCAGGGCACGGCGGCGATGCTGGTGGCGGAGCGTTTCAAGCAGCTCAGCACCGCCGACATGCTGATCGTGCCCTACAAAGGCGGCGCCGCCGCCCTGCCTGACTTTCTCGGCGGACGCATCCAGGTGCTGAATCCGACTCCGTCGACGAGCCTGCCGCTCATTCGCGAGGGCAAGATGCGGGCGCTGATGATCACGAGTCCCGCGCGCGTCGCCGATCTGCCGGACGTGCCGACCGCGCGCGAGGTGGGCCTGTCGTCGCTGACGCTGGAGTTCTGGGCCGGCGCGCTGGCGCCCGCCGGTACCCCACAAGATGTGATCGGCAAGCTCAACGCTGCGATCAACGAGACGCTCGCCTCCGACGAGACGAAGGCTGCCATGAACAAGCTCGGCTTTGACGCCAAGATCGGCTCGCCGCAGGATTTCGCCAAATTCATCGCCGAAGAAACGCCGCGCTGGACCGAGATCGTGAAACAGACAGGCGTCAAGGCGCAGTAG